One segment of Oncorhynchus kisutch isolate 150728-3 unplaced genomic scaffold, Okis_V2 scaffold1362, whole genome shotgun sequence DNA contains the following:
- the LOC116366146 gene encoding E3 ubiquitin/ISG15 ligase TRIM25-like isoform X4 — protein MAQQGVLLDQDQFCCSVCLDLLKEPVVIPCGHSYCRSCIEGCWDQDDLKGVYSCPQCRETFTTRPNLRKNNLLAELVEKLRKTGLLAAPPPALCYAGPGDVACDFCTGTRKQKALMSCLACLASYCETHLQPHYESPAFKKHKLVKATAQLQEKICSHHDKLLEVYCRTDQQCICYLCTMDEHKGHDTVSAAAERTEKQRQLGMSQQKVQQRFQEREKELKELQQAVESLKRSAQSAVEDSDQIFTELIRSIERRSSEVKELIRAQEKAQVSQAEGLLEQLKQEIAELRKRSTELEQLSHTEDHIHFLQGFIGMGNMC, from the exons ATGGCTCAACAGGGAGTTCTGCTGGACCAGGACCAgttctgttgttctgtctgtctggatctaCTGAAGGAGCCGGTGGTTATTCCCTGTGGACACAGTTACTGTAGGAGCTGTATTGAGGGCTGCTGGGATCAGGATGATCTGAAAGGGGTCTATAGCTGTCCTCAGTGCAGAGAGACGTTCACTACAAGGCCTAATCTGAGGAAAAATAACCTGTTGGCTGAGCTGGTGGAGAAACTGAGGAAGACAGGACTCCTGGCTGCTCCCCCTCCTGCTCTGTGCTATGCTGGACCTGGAGATGTGGCGTGTGATTTCTGCACTGGGACCAGAAAGCAGAAAGCCCTCATGTCCTGTCTGGCATGTCTGGCCTCCTACTGTGAGACTCACCTCCAACCTCACTATGAATCTCCTGCTTTCAAGAAGCACAAGCTGGTCAAAGCCACGGCACAACTACAGGAGAAGATCTGCTCTCATCATGACAAACTGCTGGAGGTTTACTGTCGTACCGATCAGCAGTGTATCTGTTATCTGTGTACAATGGATGAACATAAAGGCCATGATACAGTGTCAGCTGCAGCAGAGAGGACTGAGAAACAG AGGCAGCTGGGGATGAGTCAGCAGAAGGTCCAGCAGAGattccaggagagagagaaggagctgaaGGAGCTCCAACAGGCTGTGGAGTCTCTCAAG cgctCTGCACAGTCAGCAGTGGAGGACAGTGATCAGATCTTTACTGAGCTGATCCGCTCCATTGAGAGAAGGAGTTCTGAGGTGAAGGAGCTGATCAGAGCCCAAGAGAAGGCTCAAGTGAGTCAAGCTGAAGGACTCCTGGAGCAACTGAAGCAGGAGATAGCTGAGCTGAGGAAGAGAAGCACTGAGCTGGagcagctctcacacacagaggatcACATCCATTTCCTCCAG ggctttattggcatgggaaacatgtgttaa